The window CGACCGGATCGCCGCCCACGCCGACCGGATCGAGGACGCCAGCCGCGCGCTGCTCGACACCAGCGAGACCGCACAGTCGATTCAACGGATCCTCCGTGCCGACCAGGTCGACTCCGATCCGCTGCCCGTCGGCGACCTCCCGGACCGGCTCGAATACCTGGCAGCGTCGGTCGCGCCCGACACGGACGTCCGAGTGGATATCGATACCGACGAGCCGGTCCCGTACGACGAGCCGATCGAGCGTGCGCTCACCGAGCTACTGGACAACGCGGTCGAGTACGGAACGCCGGAGGACGGCGACACGGTCGTCGTCACCGTCACCGATCGGGACGACGGCGGTATCCGGATCGCGGTCGCGGACGACGGTCCCGGCATCCCCGACGCGGAGTGGTCGGTGGTCGCAGGCGACCGCGAGATCACGCAACTCCAGCACGCCTCCGGCCTCGGCCTGTGGCTCGCCAAGTGGGTGGCAGACAGATACGGCGGCGACCTCGAACTCGTCTCCGGCGGGGCTGACGGGACCACGGTCGCCATCGACCTCCCGGACGGCTGACCGGTCGCGCCCCCGCCGGGCCTCCGTCACTCGTAGGTCTCCTGGGTCAGAAGCCGGAGCCGCGTGCCGTTGTACGAGACGGTCACCCGCGAGACGTTGCGGTCGAACCGGAGCCCGTCGACGGTCACGGACTCGTTTTTCCCGGGGAAGGCCACAGTCTCGTTGCTCGAGCCGTTGTGGCGCGTGACCCGCAACCGGTAGGCCTCCCGCGTGGGGACGACGGTCACGTTCCGGCCGGCGAGCGTCGGCCCGGCAGTGGCCGGCTCGGAGGTGTACACCACCTGCATCGCGTCGCGGTCGCCGAGCCCGACCCGGTAGGCGGTGCCCCCGCCGAGCACCTGCCAGCCGTCGCGCTGTGCGTACACCGTCTCGCGCCAGCCGACCCCGCCGAGCCGGACGGCGACCCGGCCGGTGAACGCCAGCCGTCCCTTCGGGACCGCCGTGGTCCAGATCCCGCGGTCGGTGCTCCGCACGATCACGCCGGAAGTGTTGACCGCGGTGGTCTCCCCGAAGGCCTCGACGTCCACGACGGACACGAGCCCGTTCCGGACGTTCTCGGCGTACGTGACCTCGTAATCCCGGACCGTTCGCTCCTCGCCCGGAAGCTCCCCCGCCTCCGCGGTGAAGAGGTTCGCCGGGACCGCGGGCCCGGCGATCGCCGCGGTCGCGAGCAGCAGCACCCCCGCCGCGACCTGCCAGTTCCGGACCACGCCGCTGTCGGCGCCGAGTTCCCACTCGAAGAGGGGATCGTCGCGGGCGACGACCGCCACCACGACGAGAACGGCCAACAGGGCGACGAGCACCACGCCCACGGCGCGATAGAGCACGTACGTCTCTCCGCCGCGGAACCAGTACACCGCCCACAGCGACTGCTCGACCGCGACGAGCAGGGCGCCCAGCCAGAGCCGGCGCGCGCTCGGCCGGTCGCCCGCCAGGCGGGTTCGGACGATCCACAGCCCGAGGAGGACGCCGATCAGGAGCCCGAGGGCGTGGCCCTGGATCGCGATGTCGGCCCACCACGGCGAGATGTACGCGGGGCGGCCCATCGCGACGAGCGTGGGGGTTCGGAGCGCGTTGTACACGAGTCGGAGCGCGCCGCCGCCGACGAGTGCGATCACGGTCCCCAGCGGGTAGTTCACCAGTGCCACGCCCGCAAAGGCGAACACGACCCCCGAGAAGCCGATGATCGGGCCGACTGCGAACACCGAAGTCAGAAACCCGACGGCGATCACCGCCGCGGGGAACGCCACGAACCCGCGGACGTAGGGGTTCGTCCGGAACGAGGAGAACGTCTGTGCCCCCCGGCGTCTGGGGAAGTGGCCCCACGCGTACTCCGCCAGCGGGGCGAGCGTGAGCGTCCCGATCAGGTTCCCGATCAGGTGGTTCGCGCCGTTGTGGGAGAACGCCGCGGTGAGCATACCGGTCGGGTAGAAGTACGACCACGCCCGGAACGGGATCGTGACCGGCGAATACCAGTTCCGGAGCCCGCCCTGCACCAGGAGGTACACCGCGAGAACGAAGCCGGCCGACAGGAGCGTGCCCCAGGGGACCCCGAGCACGAACCGTTCGCGAAGACGGGCGCCGAACACCGACGGCCGATCCACGAGGAACGTCACCGCGAGGGAGACCAGAAGCGCGGCCACGACTGCGAGACGGGAGAGGAGATCGACCGGAAGCGAATCCATAGTTCCGAGTGAGTGAGCGAACCGTTAAGAAGCTACGCAGTCCGCAGGCGTTGCGTCGCGAGACGGAAGCCGATCGAAACCGGGACGCCTCACCGGCCGGGTCAGAGTTTGCTCTCGGCGTCCTCTGCCAGCTCCTCCATCCGCTTGCCCACGCGGCCGGCGTTGGAGAACTCCTCGTCGGTCATCGCCGACGCGAGCGCGTTGCCGAGGACGAACACGGCGTGTTTGTGCTCGCTCTTCGATTTGTGGACGTGTGAAGGGTCGACATCGAGGTTCTCGTACTCCTCGAAGATACTCTCGTCGACCTCCTCGCGCCCCGCGAAGTTGTCCTTGATGATCAGCATCTGTTCGTGGAGTTCCAGGAGCTCGTCCTTGTGCATACGGCAACGTACGCGAGAGGCGATGTTAAGGGTTTTTGCTGGAAGCTCACACGGTCGGGACTGTCGTCGTACGGGTCGGACGCCGTCCGAAGCCCCGAACCCGGCCGCTGAGTGGCTACGCTGTCAGAAGACGTACTCGTCGTCGTGTCCCATCATCCCGTCGTCTTCGAGGCGGTCGTCCTCGTCGATCGGGCCGCTCGTTTTGAACGCACGGAGGCCGGTCGAGAGGAGTTCCTCGATGGCCTCCTCCCGGTTGACGAACTCGCCTTGATCGACGAGTTGCGCGATCTGCATTTCGAGGTGTTCGGGGACGCTTATATTCACCTTGGGCATCTGATCGTCCGACGCTTTGAATCCGGGGTATTTAATTCCTGTGGCGTCCTTTCCCGGTTTGCGAAATATCGCTTTGAAAATTCGGGAATCTATTTTTGATCGAAATAAAAGTATTAGCAATTTCGGTAAAACCGCGGTTTTATACGTCCCGGACGGGCGACGAACCCATCCGAGCCAGGCAGCATATGAACCTGCGGCCGAAGTGAGGGTATGGCCGAAGACGTCACCGACCTCTACCGGGAGTTCGGCGACTCGCGGGTGCCGCCCGGGCAGCGTGCGAGCGACCGATTCCCGGTGCTGTCGAAGGGCGAAACGCCGTCGTGGGACCGCGAGACGTGGTCCTTCGAGGTGTGGGGCGCCGTCGAGACCGATCTTTCGCTTTCCTACGGGGCGTTCCAGGAGTTGCCGTCGACGACGCAGCGGCAGGACTTCCACTGCGTCACCGGCTGGAGCGCGCTGGACTGTGAGTTCACCGGGGTCCCGTTCACCACGATCGCCGAACGGGCCGGAGTTGGCGACGACGCCGTCCACGTGCTGTTCCACGCGCTCGACGGATACACCACCGACCTCCCGCTGTCGGACTGTCTCCACGAGGGCGTCCTGTTCGCGTACGGTCACGACGGCGACAGCCTGGCGCCGGACCACGGCGGGCCGCTCCGGGTGGTCACCCCCCACAAGTACGCGTACAAGGGCGCCAAGTGGATTGACGGCGTCGAGTTCCTGACCGAGCCCAAACGGGGCTACTGGGAAAAGCGCGGCTACTCCGCCACTGCGAACCCTTGGAACGAGGAACGGTACGGGTAGTCGGCGGTATAACGGAACCCACACCAAAGTTCACAGACGTTCTATAGTAGCGTTTGCAACTGGTTGCACATCCGATCGCACGACGGCGTGTGATCGAGTGAGCGAAGACTTGCAGACGCTACTATAGGTCCCATCAATTCGCTCAGTACAGGTGAACTACCGACCGCGAGCGAACGCAGTGAGCGAGCGGGCCGAGGAAGGGGCAAAGCCCCTGACGCAGGCTTTTGGCCGAGCTTTTGCCAGGGAGCGAGCAGGGCGGGACCGGAGGTCCCGCTGGCAGCCGGGCGAAGCCCGGCGACGAAGCGAGCGACCGCAGCAAAAGGTCGGTGCGCACATCAGTTCTATAGCCCAATTTGTCGAAATTAAACGTGAAAATAAGAATCAATTAATACGAGCGACTGCTGTACCGCGAGCGAACGAAGTGAGCGAGCGGGCCAAGGAGGCCCCGAAGGGGCCGACGCCGTGCTTTTGGCCGAGCTTTTGCCAGGGCGGCGAAGCCGCCCGCAGCAAAAGGTCGGTGGGATAGTCAAATAAAAGGCAGTGGGATCCCGAGGTTCGACAATGGAACCGTTGCGGACCGACGCGGCGGGCACGCACCTCGTCAGTCGGTCGGTCCCCGTCGAGCCGCCGTCGTTTCGGGCTGTGCTCCGCGCCGCCGACACCCCCCGGACGGTCTGGGGCGCCCCCGAGGAGGCGACCGTGGCGGGCGAGGGCGCGGCGGCAACGCTCACCGCGGACGGCGCGGGTCGGTTCGACACCATCAGGAACGCCGCCGAGGCGCTGTTCGCGTCGGGCGACGTCCACGCCGGCACCGAAGCCGCCAGACCGCGGCTGTTCGGCGGGTTCGGCTTCCACACCGACAGCACGACGGGGCCGCCGTGGGAGGATTTCCCCGGCGCGCGGTTCGTCTTCCCCCGCGTGCAGGTCACCTGGGTCGACGGCGACGCGTGGGTGACGGTGAACGCAGTCGGCCCGGAGGCGACCGCCGAGTCAGTCGAGTCACGGTTGGCCGAGGAGCGCGGCCGGATCGAGTCGCTCCCGGACGCCGGCGACCTCGCGGACCCGCCCGGCGTGCGCAACCGACGCCGGACCACCGCCCGCGAGGACTGGCGCGAGGGCGTTGAGGCCGCGGTCGATCGGATCGAGTCGGGCGACCTCCAGAAGGTTGTGCTCGCACAGGCGCTCGACGTCGACCTCGATGGCGACCTCCCGTTGCCGGACGTGCTCGCCCGCCTGGGGGAGCGGTACCCCGACTGCTACCGCTTCCTGGTCGAGCCCGAGCCGGGTGCGGGACGGTTGCAGGCGTCGCTGTTCGGGGCGACGCCCGAGCGGCTGGTGTCGGTCCGGGGTCGGACAGTCGAGACCGACGCCCTCGCCGGAACGACCGGCCGCGGGGAAACCCCGGAGGAAGACGAGTGGTTAGCCGCGGAGCTCGCCGAGGACGACAAGAACGCCCACGAGCACCAGCTGGTCGCCGACACGATCAAAGAACAGCTCGCGCCCTTCGCGGCGTCGGTGAGCGCCGGGCCGCGCCGGATCCGACGGCTCGCCACCGTCCAGCACCTCCGGACGCCGATCACTGCGACGCTCGATCGCGCCGAACACGTGCTGTCCCTGGTGGAGGCGCTCCACCCGACGCCCGCGGTCGGCGGGCTGCCGCCGGAGCGGGCGCTTGAGACGATCAGGGAGACCGAGCCGTTCGACCGCGGGTGGTACGCCGCGCCGGTCGGGTGGATCGACGCCGCGGGCTACGGCACCTTCGCGGTCGCGCTCAGGTCGGCCGTGGCCCGCGGCGACACCGCGACGCTGTTTGCGGGCGTCGGCATCGTCTCCGATTCCGACCCCGACGGCGAGTGGGACGAGGTTCAGCTGAAGTACCGGCCGATCCTCGACGAACTCGAACGGGAGGACGACGGGCGGTGAGCCGACGCAGCGTCCCCAGGACGCCCGACCGGGAGGAGCCCCACACGTGACCGACCCGAACCGGAACACGCTCTGGGGTCGCGTGCTGGCCGAGGAACTCGCTGCCGCCGGGGTCGACACCGTCTGTGTCTCACCCGGAAGTCGGTCGACGCCGCTGACCGTCGCGTTCCACCGCAACGACGACATCCGGGTCCTTTCGCACCTCGACGAGCGGTCGTCGGCGTACTTCGCCCTGGGACGGGCCCGCCGGACCGGCGAGGTGACGCCGCTCGTGTGTACCTCGGGGACAGCCGCCGCCAACTACCACCCCGCCGTGATCGAGGCGTCCCAATCGCGGGTGCCGCTGCTCGCCCTGACCGCCGATCGGCCGCCGGAGCTCCGGGACTCCGGCGCGAACCAGACGATCGACCAGGAGAAGCTCTACGGGGACGCCGTCCGGTGGTACCGCGACGTCGCCGAACCCGAAGCGACGCCCCGAAAGCTCCGGTCGCTGCGGACGACCGCGGCCCGCGCCGTTGCCCGCGCTACCGGCACTCCTGCCGGTCCGGTCCACCTCAACCTCCCGTTCCGGAAGCCGCTTGAGCCGACGCCTGTCGAGGGGGATGTCCCACTCGACCTCCCCGAACCCGCCGAGAGGGGACGTGACGGAGCGTTCGTCGACACGACGGCGGGCGTCCCCGACCTCGACGACGACCGCCTCAGGGAGCTGGCGTCGTCGCTGTCGGAGCCGCGCGGGCTGATCGTCCTCGGACCCGACGACGCGCCGGGCATAGACCCCGAGGCGGTCGCGGCGTTCGCCCACGCCACCGGATTTCCAGTCCTGGCGGACCCGCTTTCGGGGGTCCGCTACGGCGGCATCGTCCGGACCACACCCGTAATCGGCGGCTACGACGGCTATCTCGGCGATGAGATCAGAGACGCGTGGCCCGATCCCGACGTCGTCGTCCGCGCCGGCGCGTCGCCGACGTCGAAACCCCTCAGGAAGTACCTCGCCGCGGTCGAGGCCGACCAGTACGTGATCGATCCCGCCGGCGGGTGGCGGGAGGCGGCGTTCACCGCGACCGATCTGGTTGTGGCGGACCCGACGCGGCTGTTCGGCCGATTGTCGCGGCTGCTCGCCGGGCCGGGAAGCGACGACTGGCGACAGCGGTGGGTCGACGCCGAGGCAGCGCACGCCGGGGTCCTTGAGGAGTCCAACGGGTTCTGCGAGGGGCGGATTCTGGCCGACGTCGTCGACCTCGCGCCCGACCCCTCGACCCTCTTCGTCTCGAACTCGATGCCCGTCCGGGACCTCGACCGGTTCGGCGCGCCGACGACGGCGTCGCTCACGGCGCTGGGAAACCGCGGCGCTTCGGGTATCGACGGCATCGTCTCGGCCGCGCTCGGCGCGGGGTCGGCGACGACCGACCACCTCACGCTCGTCGCCGGCGACCTGGCGTACTACCACGATATGAACGGCCTGGCGGCGATCGACCGATGCGACGTCGAGGCAACGATCGTCCTGATCAACAACGACGGCGGCGGGATCTTCCATATGCTCCCGATCGAATCGTACGATCCACCCTTCACCTCGCAGTTCGTGACGCCCCACGGCCTGGAGTTCGAGCCGACAGGAGACCTCTACGGGCTCTCCTTTGCCCGCGTTGAGGCCGGCGACGGGGCGTTCCGCGAGGCCTACCGGGAGGCGACGGCGTCTGAGGGCTCTCACGTCATCGAGGTCCGGACGGACGCGGAAGCCAGCCACCGCGTCCGCGACCGCCTCCGCGAGCGGGCGGCCGATCGGGTGCTCGACGCGACGACGTGAGGGATGGGGCGGGGCCCGAAACGAATCTTTTTGCGCCCGCCGTTCCCCCACCCCGTATGGTTTCGGAGATCTTCGACGCCGACCGGTGGGAGCGGGTCGACGGCGCCGACGCGTTCGACGACATCACCTACCACCGCGCGATCGACGTCCCCGCCGTCCGGATCGCCTTCGACCGCCCCGAAAAGCGGAACGCCTTCCGGCCGGGCACGGTCGACGAACTCTACGCGGCGCTTGATCACGCCAGAAAGCAGGCGGACGTCGGCTGCGTGTTGCTCACCGGGAACGGACCCTCCGAGAAGGACGGCGGGTGGGCGTTCTGCGCCGGCGGCGACCAGTCGGTCCGCGGGGAGTCGGGCTACGAGTATCGCGACGACGACGAGGCCGACGCATCGGACGACCCCCTGGTTCGTGAGGCGAAGGCCGGCCGGCTCCACATCCTGGAGGTCCAGCGGCTGATCCGGTTTATGCCCAAACCCGTCGTCGCGGTCGTGCCGGGCTGGGCTGTCGGCGGCGGCCACTCGCTGCACGTGATCTGCGATCTGACGCTGGCCTCGGAGGAACACGCGAAGTTCCTCCAGACCGACCCCGACGTTGCCTCCTTCGACGGCGGGTTCGGGTCGGCGTACCTCGCGAAACAGGTGGGCCAGAAGAAGGCCCGGGAGATCTTCTTCCGCGGGAAGACCTACACCGCGGCGGAGGCCGTCGAGATGGGGATGGCAAACGAGGCGATCCCCCACGCGGAGTTGGAGCACGTCGCCTTAGAGTGGGCCGACGAGATGACGGATAAATCACCGACCGCGATACGGATGCTGAAGTACGCGTTCAACCTGGCCGACGACGGGTTAGTCGGCCAGCAGGTGTTCTCCGGGGAGGCGACCCGGCTCGCGTATATGACCGCGGAAGCACAGGAAGGGCGGGACGCGTTCTTGGAGGGTCGCGACCCCGACTTTTCGGAGTATCCCTGGCACTACTAGCACCCACCTTTTTTCGTACGGAGGGTTTCCTCGCTCGCTGCGCTCGCTGCGGGAACCCTCCGTACAAAAAATCTGGATCAAAAAATCCCGCCGAACTCGCGGCCTCCCGGCCGCTCGTCGGCGGTGAACCGCTCGCTCACTGCGCTCGCTCGCGGATGCTCGACATGAGAGTGGATCCGAACTTTGACACCGACGCCATACTGAGAGGACGGCAATGACCACGCAGGACATCTCCCGGCGGGAGGCGTGGGTGATCGCCGCCCGACCTCAAACCCTGCCCGCGGCCGCCTCGCCCGTGATCGTCGGCACGGGACTGGCGGTCCACGACGGCGTCTTCGCGGTTCTCCCCGCGATCGCGGCGCTCGTCGGCGCGGGACTCATCCAGGTCGGCACCAACTTCGCCAACGATTACTACGACGCGGTACAGGGCGCGGACACGGAAGCGCGGGAGGGGTTCACCCGCGTCACCGCCGGCGGCCTCATCGCGGCGGAGAGCGTCAAACGCGCGATGGTGCTCACCTTCGCGGCAGCGATCCTCCTGGGAACATACCTCGTCTACGTCGGCGGCGTTCCGATCCTGGTGATCGGGGTGCTGTCTGTGGCCTCGGGAATCGCCTACACCGGGGGGCCGTACCCGCTCGGATACCACGGTCTCGGCGACCTCTTCGTGTTCGTGTTCTTCGGGATCGTCGCCGTCGCGGGCACCTACTACGCCCAAGCTGCCGCGGTGATGGCCGCTCCGTTCCCGGTCGGGATCCCCCCGGGGACGCTCCCGACCGCGGCGGTCGTCGCCGCGCTCCCGATCGCGGCGCTTTCGACCGACATCCTGGTGGTGAACAACGTCCGCGACAGGGCGGAGGACGCCACGACCGGCAAGCGGACGCTCGTGGTCCGGTTCGGGTACGGGTTCGCGCGGGCGCAGTTCGTCGCGATGCTCGTGCTCGCGTACGCCGTCCCGCTGTGGTTCCTCCTGCGGCCGGGGTACTCCGCTGCAGTCGTGCTCCCGTACCTGACGCTCCCGTACGCACTCACCATCGCGCGGACGATGCTGACCGAGACCGCAGGTGAGGTGTTGAATCCGATCTTAGAGCGGACCGGCCGACTGCTCGCGGGGTATGCGGTCCTGTTCGCCCTCGGCCTCGCGAGTACGGGGCTCGTATGATCCGATACGACCCCTTCTCGCTGCGGTTGTCGTCGCCGCTCGGGACGGCTGCCGGCCGGATCACGGACCGGAAGGGGTTCGTGGTCCGGGTCGAGGCCGACGGCCACCGGGGGGTCGGCGAGGCGGCACCGCTGCCCGGGTGGACCGAGTCGTACGACGACTGCGAGGCGGCCCTCGCGGATGCGGCCGCACCGAACGGGGATGACGCCCCCGCACCCGACGATCCGGCCGCCGGAGTCGACGTCGCGACGCCCGCAGCGCGGCACGGGGTCGAACTCGCACGAGCCGATGCACTCGCCCGCGCGGCCGACGAGTCGCTCGCGGCGTGGCTCGCCGACGGGTCACCCGCGGGGTCGGTTCCGGTCAACGCGACTGTCGGCGACGCCTCCATCGAGGCCAGCGCGGCGGCGACCCGCGAGGCCGTCGACGCGGGGTACGAGGCGGTGAAAGTGAAGATCGGCGCGCGGAAGGTCGGCGAGGACGAGGAACGGCTGCGTGCCGTGCGGGAGGCTGCGGGCGACGGCGTCGAACTCCGCGCCGACGCCAACGGGGGGTTGGACGCTTCCGCGGCCGAGCGACTCGTCGGCGTGGCTGCCGACCTGGATTTCGCGTACGTCGAACAGCCGCGGCCGGCGTCGGATCTCGCCGGCAACGCCGCGTTGCGTGACCGGGGAATCGACATCGCCCTCGACGAGTCGATTGCGGCCGTCGGCATCGACGCGGTGCTCGAACGCGACGCGGCCGACGTTGTCGTCTGCAAGCCGATGGCCCTCGGTGGGCCCGTCCGGACTCGCGACCTCGCCCGCCGTGCCGCGGCCGACGGGGTCGAAGGCGTCGTGACGACGACGATCGACGGGGCCGTCGCCCGGACCGGTGCGTTGCACGTCGCGGCCGCGCTGCCGGACGTCCCCGCCTGCGGGCTTGCCACCGGAGAGCGACTCGAATCGGATCTCGCGGCCGACCCGGCGCCGGTCGAGGACGGCCGGATGGTCGTTCCGTCGGGGCCCGGACTCGCCGGGGCGGCGTTCGACCCGTTGCGGCGGGAGGGGGGGCTACCCGACAGCGAGTAAGGGGTTGCCCAGGGAGTATATTACGGCTGCCGCCGAACCGGCCGTATGGCCGACCCTTCGCCGAAGCAGCGCCGGCTCCTCACGGGACTGTTCGCCTTCGCCGCGGTCGTGTTCGTCGGCGGAATCGTCGTGGTTGCGTGGCTCGCCGGCGTCATCTGACCGCCGACGGGATCCCGCTACGACCCGTCGTCGCCGTCCGGCCGGTGGGTCACGCCGCCCCGGGCGTCGGCGTCCTTCCGCCGGATCGCCGCGGCCGCGTTCGACGCGTCGTACCCGAAGTAGACGTTCTCGGCGTACGTTTCGGCCACTTCCGTCGCGTGGACCAGGTCGTCTAAGTCGACATCGACGGCGTAGAGTTCGATCGCAAACGGCGTGTCGGTCGGCGCAAGCAGGCTCTCGAACCCCTTCGCGATCGTTTCGAGCCAGTAGGTCGTCGCGTAGTGGCTGTCGTAGAGAGGGACGACGAACTCGTCGATGTGGTCGGCTACTGCCGCCACGTCGATACCGGACCGCCGGTAGAGATGCTCCGGGTACGGATCCGGGTACAGGGTGAGATACGTCGTGCCCGGAACACGCCCGGCGGCGTCGACGACGAAGTCGGTGATCTCGGCGGCCCGCCACGCGACCCGGTCGTCGTGATCGCCCTCGTCGAACCGACGGTCGCACCTGTCGCACCGACAGTACCCCTCGCGCGGGAACCCGACGTCGTCGAGCCTGACGTCGGCGTTTGCGGTCGCACAGTCCTCGATGATCTCGAAGAGTCCCGCGCGGTACTCCCGGTGTGTCGGGCAGACGTACGACCAATCGAAGTACTGCTGTTCGCGGGTCGCGGGCGTTCCGTCGTCGTCGATCGGAACCAGATCCGGGTCGGCGTCCGCGGCCGCGGTGTCGCCGAAACACGAGATCATGTTCGTCGCGTTCGGGAGGGGTTCGGCGGCCCGGCCGGTCACGTCCTTGACCTCGTAGAACCCCACTCCGAACTCCGACCACTCGACCTCCTCGGCGTTCCGGGTGACGAGGCCGTACATACCTCACGTTCGCCGGCGACTCGTATCAGTCCGTCGGACGGCCTCACGGGAATCGGCCGGCTACGACGACAGTACGGGCCCTGCCGTCCGACACCCGTCGCTCGCGGTCGTCACGGAATCGCAGAAGCGGGGTTTTCGCGCGATGCTCGAACCGAGGAGGCCGGCGTCGTTACTCGTCGCCGCCGTCGACGTCGACCTCGATGGGGTCCTCGTCGCCGGAGACGAGGAAGTAGATTACCGCCACGAGCGCCAGTGCCAGGATGAACTTCGCCTTACTGGACATACCCGTGGATACTCGTTCTCGGTACAAAACCGTTGTCCTCCGGTCCCGGGTCCGGCTCCAGTCGGGCGATCGGCACCTCGCGGCAGTCGCGTCAGGTCACCGTGAGGTGCGAGGTGATCTCGGACTCCCTGACGATCTCGTCGCAGTAGTGACACCGGAGTCCCTCCTCGAGGACGGCAAACCGGGTTCGGATCGGCTCGTCGCCGGTCGTGATGCAGTTCCGGTTCGGACACGAAAGCACTCCCTCGACCGACTCGGGCCGCTCGATCCGCTGTTTTTCGATGACCTCGTAGTCGCGGATGATGTTGATCGTCGCCTCCGGGGAGATCACCGCCAGCACGTCGACCTCGGATTGGCTCAGTTCCCGATCCTCGACCTTGACGATGTCCTTCGTCGCGAGGGTGTCGGAGGGGACGTTCATCCCGACCGAGACTGTCTCGCCGCCGGACCCGTCGATCCCGAGCAGCGCGAGCACGTTCAGCGCCTGCCCCGCAGTCAGGTGGTCGATCACGGTCCCGTTCCGGATCTTCGAGACGCGGAGTTCGCGGTCGGTGTCGGTCATCGATCCCCCTCCGTGTCGGTCTCCAGCAGGGAATCCAGAAGCGCCATCCTGATCGGCACCCCATTGTGTGCCTGCTCGAAGTACTTCGCGTGGCGGGTGTCGTCGACCTCCGGCGCGATCTCGTCGACCCGCGGCAACGGGTGCAGCACCGTCAGCGAGTCCTTGGCGACATCGAGGTCCTCGGCGTCGATCCGGTACTCGCCGGCCACCTTGCGGTACTCGTTTTCGTCGGGGAACCGCTCGCGCTGGATCCGGGTAACGTAGAGGATGTCCAGGTCGGCCAGCACCCCGTCGAGGTCGGTGTGTTCCCGCACCTGTGCTCCGGACCCGTGGAGGTCATAGCGGACGCTCCGCGGGAGTCGGAGGCTCTCGGGGCTGACGAACTCCTGGCGCACGTCGAAGTTCGTCAGCGCCGACGCCAACGAGTGGACCGTCCGGCCGTACTTGAGATCCCCCATAATCCCCACAGTGATGTCGTCCAGCCCGGCGTTCTCGCGGATCGTATAGAGATCCAACAGCGTCTGTGTGGGGTGCTGTCCGGCCCCGTCACCGGCGTTCACGAGCGGAACGTCGACGAACTCCGCGGCCATCGCGGCCGCCCCTTCCGAGGGGTGTCGTAGCACGAGGGCGTCGGCATACCCTTCGAGTACCCGCATCGTGTCGGCCAGGGTCTCCCCCTTCTTGACCGACGACGACTCGACGGCGCCCATATCGGTGGTCCGCCCGCCGAGGCGTTTCATCGCGGTGTCGAAGCTCATCCGCGTGCGGGTGCTGGGCTCGAAGAAGCAGAGCCCGAGGATCGACCCCGAGTGTCGACCGTGCCACGCCGCGGGATCGGCGTCGATCTCCGCCGCGCGGTCGAGCACCGCCTCGATGTCCGCCCGCGAGAGCTGGGTCGCGGAGATGAGGTGGTCCTGGCGCATCGTCTGTCCACCCACGCGGCACGGACTTGAATCGCTCGGGTCCCATCGGCGGGCCGCCTCGCCGCTGCGGACTTCGAGTTC of the Halobellus ruber genome contains:
- a CDS encoding mandelate racemase/muconate lactonizing enzyme family protein — encoded protein: MIRYDPFSLRLSSPLGTAAGRITDRKGFVVRVEADGHRGVGEAAPLPGWTESYDDCEAALADAAAPNGDDAPAPDDPAAGVDVATPAARHGVELARADALARAADESLAAWLADGSPAGSVPVNATVGDASIEASAAATREAVDAGYEAVKVKIGARKVGEDEERLRAVREAAGDGVELRADANGGLDASAAERLVGVAADLDFAYVEQPRPASDLAGNAALRDRGIDIALDESIAAVGIDAVLERDAADVVVCKPMALGGPVRTRDLARRAAADGVEGVVTTTIDGAVARTGALHVAAALPDVPACGLATGERLESDLAADPAPVEDGRMVVPSGPGLAGAAFDPLRREGGLPDSE
- a CDS encoding 1,4-dihydroxy-2-naphthoate polyprenyltransferase, coding for MTTQDISRREAWVIAARPQTLPAAASPVIVGTGLAVHDGVFAVLPAIAALVGAGLIQVGTNFANDYYDAVQGADTEAREGFTRVTAGGLIAAESVKRAMVLTFAAAILLGTYLVYVGGVPILVIGVLSVASGIAYTGGPYPLGYHGLGDLFVFVFFGIVAVAGTYYAQAAAVMAAPFPVGIPPGTLPTAAVVAALPIAALSTDILVVNNVRDRAEDATTGKRTLVVRFGYGFARAQFVAMLVLAYAVPLWFLLRPGYSAAVVLPYLTLPYALTIARTMLTETAGEVLNPILERTGRLLAGYAVLFALGLASTGLV
- a CDS encoding 1,4-dihydroxy-2-naphthoyl-CoA synthase, whose product is MVSEIFDADRWERVDGADAFDDITYHRAIDVPAVRIAFDRPEKRNAFRPGTVDELYAALDHARKQADVGCVLLTGNGPSEKDGGWAFCAGGDQSVRGESGYEYRDDDEADASDDPLVREAKAGRLHILEVQRLIRFMPKPVVAVVPGWAVGGGHSLHVICDLTLASEEHAKFLQTDPDVASFDGGFGSAYLAKQVGQKKAREIFFRGKTYTAAEAVEMGMANEAIPHAELEHVALEWADEMTDKSPTAIRMLKYAFNLADDGLVGQQVFSGEATRLAYMTAEAQEGRDAFLEGRDPDFSEYPWHY
- the pyrI gene encoding aspartate carbamoyltransferase regulatory subunit, translating into MTDTDRELRVSKIRNGTVIDHLTAGQALNVLALLGIDGSGGETVSVGMNVPSDTLATKDIVKVEDRELSQSEVDVLAVISPEATINIIRDYEVIEKQRIERPESVEGVLSCPNRNCITTGDEPIRTRFAVLEEGLRCHYCDEIVRESEITSHLTVT
- the pyrB gene encoding aspartate carbamoyltransferase, whose product is MRQDHLISATQLSRADIEAVLDRAAEIDADPAAWHGRHSGSILGLCFFEPSTRTRMSFDTAMKRLGGRTTDMGAVESSSVKKGETLADTMRVLEGYADALVLRHPSEGAAAMAAEFVDVPLVNAGDGAGQHPTQTLLDLYTIRENAGLDDITVGIMGDLKYGRTVHSLASALTNFDVRQEFVSPESLRLPRSVRYDLHGSGAQVREHTDLDGVLADLDILYVTRIQRERFPDENEYRKVAGEYRIDAEDLDVAKDSLTVLHPLPRVDEIAPEVDDTRHAKYFEQAHNGVPIRMALLDSLLETDTEGDR